From a single Bacteroidota bacterium genomic region:
- the rsmH gene encoding 16S rRNA (cytosine(1402)-N(4))-methyltransferase RsmH yields MEDKSGHKRRVRYKGTHPKSFKEKYKEQQPEKYSEDVSKIIAQGKTPAGMHRSIMVKEIMEFLRVKPGQTGMDATLGYGGHSAEILKLLMGKGSPAEAKRRSGRLFATDVDPIELPKTKARLEAMGFTNENLEIRKLNFANIDLIVNESGPLNFVLADLGVSSMQIDDPERGFSFKTEGPLDLRLNPKSGKPAAALLKTISRDQLENIFHENSDEPHYDTIAFAITAALRKGKIIETTTQLKNIIEDALEFLPAATRTEEIKKSCQRCFQALRIEVNQEFEVLDKFLEKLPGALAPGGRVAILTFHSGEDRRVKKAFQHYFREGIFSEWSKDPVRPSAEEMNSNPRSKPAKLRWAVKE; encoded by the coding sequence ATGGAAGATAAATCCGGTCATAAACGCCGAGTTCGCTACAAAGGAACACATCCTAAGTCGTTCAAAGAAAAATACAAAGAACAGCAACCGGAAAAATATTCGGAAGATGTTTCAAAAATAATTGCGCAGGGAAAAACTCCGGCGGGAATGCATCGTTCCATCATGGTGAAGGAGATCATGGAATTTCTCCGGGTAAAACCTGGACAAACAGGAATGGATGCCACACTCGGTTATGGCGGACACAGCGCAGAAATACTGAAGCTATTAATGGGCAAAGGCTCGCCCGCCGAAGCAAAGCGCAGGTCGGGGAGATTATTTGCAACCGATGTTGATCCGATCGAATTGCCGAAAACAAAAGCGCGTCTGGAAGCGATGGGATTTACCAATGAAAACCTTGAAATAAGAAAATTGAATTTCGCAAACATCGATCTCATTGTCAATGAAAGTGGCCCGCTGAATTTTGTTCTTGCCGATCTCGGTGTTTCTTCCATGCAGATCGATGATCCTGAAAGAGGGTTTTCTTTTAAAACAGAGGGGCCGCTCGATCTGCGCTTGAATCCTAAGAGCGGAAAACCGGCTGCTGCACTGCTCAAAACAATTTCGCGCGATCAACTGGAGAATATTTTTCACGAAAATTCTGACGAACCTCATTATGATACTATCGCATTTGCAATTACGGCTGCGCTCCGGAAAGGAAAAATTATTGAGACTACAACGCAATTGAAAAATATTATCGAGGATGCATTGGAATTTCTTCCGGCGGCAACACGAACCGAAGAAATAAAGAAAAGTTGTCAGCGTTGTTTCCAGGCATTGCGCATAGAAGTAAATCAGGAATTTGAAGTGTTGGATAAATTTCTTGAAAAGCTTCCGGGCGCACTTGCACCGGGAGGACGTGTTGCGATTCTTACTTTTCATTCGGGTGAAGATCGTCGCGTGAAAAAAGCATTCCAGCATTATTTCCGTGAAGGAATTTTCAGTGAATGGTCGAAAGATCCCGTTCGCCCCTCGGCAGAAGAGATGAATTCAAATCCAAGATCGAAACCGGCGAAGTTGAGATGGGCTGTGAAAGAGTAG
- a CDS encoding nucleotide pyrophosphohydrolase: MTTKEIEKQIISFRDERNWEQFHSLKDLLLGLNIECAELSELFLWKSEEEIEKIPKEKIEQELADIFIFLNYISHHFDIDLEKAVTGKLKLNAEKYPVEKSFGSNKKYDQL, translated from the coding sequence ATGACGACAAAAGAAATTGAAAAACAGATCATCTCCTTCCGCGACGAGCGCAACTGGGAACAATTTCATTCTTTAAAAGATCTTTTATTGGGATTGAATATTGAATGTGCAGAGCTGTCGGAATTATTCCTCTGGAAATCGGAAGAAGAGATCGAAAAAATTCCGAAAGAAAAAATTGAACAAGAGCTGGCAGATATTTTTATTTTCCTGAATTACATTTCGCATCATTTTGATATTGATCTCGAAAAAGCTGTGACAGGGAAGTTGAAGCTCAATGCGGAGAAATATCCGGTGGAGAAGAGTTTTGGTTCGAATAAGAAATATGATCAGTTATGA
- the secA gene encoding preprotein translocase subunit SecA has product MFEFLSKGISSLLGGSKSERDVKEIMPYVGKVNEFFESYSSLSNDELRNKTNEFRERIREHISDEEAEIKQLKEEAEKEGIDIHEQEKLFNSIDEIEKKVLKKMEDVLLEILPEAFAVVKETAKRFSEHEELIVTATDLDRDLSVKKTNVIINGDKAHWKNTWIAAGNEVTWNMVHYDVQLIGGAVLHQGKISEMATGEGKTLVATLPMYLNALPGRGVHLVTVNNYLARRDAEWNGPIFEFLGLTVDCIDLHEPNSVERRKAYLADITYGTNNEYGFDYLRDNMTREPSELVQRKHHYAIVDEVDSVLIDDARTPLIIAGPTPKGDNHMFNELKPKVEKLVAAQRAYINAIIADAKKLYGDGNLKDKEKEREAGMYILRCHRGLPKNKALIKFLSEPGVKALLLKTEGTYMQDNSRDMHKVDAELYFVIDEKHNTIELSEKGIDLLSTHTEDHNFFILPDLALVLSEIEKQFPDEKERLAKKEEIIRDYNIKSERVHSMQQLLKAYCLFERDDEYIVADGKVKIVDEQTGRVLEGRRYSDGLHQAIEAKENVKIEAATQTYATITLQNYFRMYHKLAGMTGTAETEAQEFWTIYKLDVVTIPTNRSITRKDEHDLVYKTKREKYNAVIEEIVKCVNAGRPVLVGTTSVEISELLSRMLKLRNIKHNVLNAKLHQKEADIVQEAGQKGTVTIATNMAGRGTDIKLGAGVKEAGGLAIIGTERHESRRVDRQLRGRAGRQGDPGSSQFFVSLEDDLMRLFGSDRIARLMDRMGLEEGEVIQHSMISKSIERAQRKVEENHFGTRKRLIEYDDVMNAQREVIYKRRRHALFGERLQLDISNMIHDVSENMIINNHEQQNFAQFELDMIRVFGMESPFNAEDFFRRKPPELVDELDEKVAELYKEKSNALARKMYPVIKDVYENQGAQYENIVTPVTDGIKTLQCFANLKKCYDSQGKEMVLTFEKSVVLAMIDDAWKEHLREMDDLKTSVQNAVYEQKDPLLIYKFESFDLFKRMVDDTNRELVSFLFNAHLPGSEGRQQIQQARQRVSIPQPKYQTQREEVGGGPQQQIQQQQQQQLGGPNQPMPQQERQQVQQVIRDQPKIGRNDLCPCGSGKKYKNCHGK; this is encoded by the coding sequence ATGTTTGAATTCTTATCCAAAGGCATTTCTTCCCTGCTCGGGGGATCCAAATCGGAACGCGATGTAAAGGAGATCATGCCTTATGTAGGTAAGGTGAATGAATTTTTCGAATCTTATTCTTCACTTTCCAATGATGAACTGAGAAATAAAACCAATGAATTCCGCGAGCGCATACGCGAACACATCAGCGATGAAGAAGCGGAAATAAAACAACTCAAAGAAGAAGCCGAAAAAGAAGGCATCGACATTCACGAACAGGAAAAACTTTTCAATAGTATCGACGAGATCGAAAAAAAAGTATTGAAAAAAATGGAGGACGTTCTCCTCGAGATCCTTCCTGAAGCTTTTGCCGTGGTGAAAGAAACTGCGAAACGTTTTTCTGAGCATGAAGAACTTATTGTTACCGCAACCGATCTTGACCGCGATCTCTCGGTGAAAAAAACGAACGTGATCATCAACGGCGACAAAGCACACTGGAAAAATACATGGATAGCCGCAGGAAATGAAGTGACGTGGAATATGGTTCACTACGATGTTCAGCTCATCGGAGGAGCTGTTCTTCACCAGGGAAAAATTTCAGAGATGGCAACCGGCGAAGGAAAAACACTTGTCGCAACTCTTCCGATGTATCTCAATGCGCTTCCCGGCCGCGGTGTTCATCTTGTGACGGTAAATAATTATCTCGCCCGACGCGACGCCGAATGGAACGGACCTATTTTCGAATTTCTCGGACTCACCGTTGATTGTATTGATCTGCACGAACCGAATTCTGTAGAAAGAAGAAAAGCATATCTCGCCGATATCACTTACGGAACAAATAACGAATACGGTTTCGATTACCTGCGCGATAACATGACACGTGAACCTTCTGAACTCGTGCAGCGCAAACATCATTACGCGATAGTGGATGAAGTGGATTCCGTTCTCATTGACGATGCACGTACTCCGCTCATCATTGCAGGGCCAACTCCGAAAGGCGACAATCACATGTTCAACGAGTTGAAACCGAAAGTGGAAAAACTTGTTGCCGCACAGCGTGCGTACATCAACGCGATCATTGCCGATGCAAAAAAATTATATGGCGATGGAAATTTAAAAGACAAGGAAAAAGAACGTGAAGCCGGAATGTATATTCTCCGCTGTCACCGCGGACTTCCGAAAAACAAAGCGCTCATTAAATTCCTGAGTGAACCCGGCGTGAAAGCATTGTTGCTTAAAACGGAAGGAACATACATGCAGGACAACAGCCGCGACATGCACAAAGTAGATGCGGAACTTTATTTTGTCATTGACGAAAAACACAACACGATAGAACTTTCTGAAAAAGGGATCGATCTGCTTTCGACGCATACCGAAGATCACAACTTTTTCATCCTGCCCGATCTTGCACTCGTACTTTCAGAAATTGAAAAACAATTTCCCGACGAAAAAGAACGCCTCGCAAAAAAAGAAGAAATTATCCGCGATTACAATATCAAATCGGAACGCGTTCACTCCATGCAGCAATTGCTGAAAGCATATTGTTTGTTCGAACGTGATGATGAATACATTGTTGCTGATGGAAAAGTGAAAATTGTGGATGAGCAAACCGGCCGCGTTCTCGAAGGACGAAGATATTCCGACGGATTGCACCAGGCGATAGAAGCAAAAGAAAATGTGAAGATCGAAGCGGCAACACAAACGTATGCGACGATCACTCTGCAGAATTATTTCCGGATGTATCACAAACTCGCCGGCATGACCGGAACTGCGGAAACTGAAGCGCAGGAATTCTGGACGATCTACAAACTTGACGTGGTTACCATTCCAACGAATCGCTCCATCACGCGAAAAGATGAACACGATCTCGTTTACAAAACAAAACGTGAAAAATACAATGCAGTCATTGAAGAAATTGTAAAGTGTGTGAATGCAGGACGGCCTGTTCTTGTGGGAACAACATCAGTGGAAATTTCCGAATTGCTTTCGAGAATGCTGAAGTTGCGCAACATCAAACACAATGTCCTCAATGCAAAATTGCACCAGAAAGAAGCGGACATCGTACAAGAAGCCGGGCAAAAAGGAACGGTAACGATCGCGACGAACATGGCGGGCCGCGGTACCGATATCAAACTCGGAGCCGGTGTGAAAGAAGCGGGTGGTCTCGCCATCATTGGTACAGAACGTCACGAGTCGCGGCGCGTGGACAGGCAGTTGCGCGGCCGTGCAGGAAGACAAGGTGATCCCGGTTCATCACAATTTTTTGTTTCGCTTGAAGATGATCTCATGCGTTTGTTCGGAAGCGATCGCATTGCGCGATTGATGGACAGGATGGGATTGGAAGAAGGAGAAGTGATCCAACATTCGATGATCTCAAAATCCATTGAGCGTGCGCAACGCAAAGTGGAGGAAAATCATTTCGGCACACGAAAACGTTTGATCGAATACGATGATGTGATGAATGCCCAGCGTGAAGTAATTTACAAACGCCGCCGCCACGCTTTGTTCGGGGAAAGATTGCAGCTCGACATTTCCAATATGATCCATGATGTGTCGGAGAACATGATCATCAATAATCACGAGCAGCAGAATTTTGCGCAGTTCGAACTCGATATGATCCGCGTTTTCGGAATGGAATCTCCGTTCAATGCAGAAGATTTTTTCAGGAGAAAACCTCCGGAACTTGTGGATGAACTCGATGAAAAAGTGGCGGAGCTTTACAAAGAAAAATCAAATGCGCTCGCGAGAAAAATGTATCCGGTGATCAAAGATGTGTATGAAAACCAGGGAGCGCAGTATGAAAATATTGTAACGCCGGTGACCGATGGAATAAAAACGCTTCAGTGTTTTGCCAATCTGAAAAAATGTTACGATTCGCAGGGAAAAGAAATGGTGCTCACATTCGAGAAATCGGTGGTGCTTGCGATGATCGACGATGCGTGGAAAGAACATCTGCGTGAAATGGATGATCTGAAAACTTCGGTGCAGAATGCAGTGTACGAACAAAAAGATCCGCTGCTCATTTACAAATTCGAATCGTTCGATCTTTTCAAACGCATGGTGGATGATACCAACCGCGAACTCGTTTCATTTTTGTTCAACGCACATCTTCCCGGATCGGAAGGACGTCAGCAAATTCAGCAGGCACGTCAGCGTGTTTCAATTCCGCAACCGAAATATCAAACGCAGCGCGAAGAAGTGGGCGGAGGGCCACAACAACAAATCCAGCAGCAACAGCAACAACAACTTGGAGGACCTAATCAACCCATGCCGCAACAGGAACGTCAACAGGTGCAGCAAGTGATACGTGATCAGCCGAAGATCGGGCGGAATGATTTGTGTCCGTGTGGTAGCGGGAAGAAGTATAAAAATTGTCATGGAAAGTAG
- a CDS encoding DUF2795 domain-containing protein: MYWTLELASYLEDAPWPATKEELIDYAIRSGAPMEVIENLQEIEDEGEAYESIEEIWPDYPTKEDFFFNEDEY; encoded by the coding sequence ATGTACTGGACACTGGAACTCGCATCGTATCTCGAAGATGCTCCCTGGCCTGCAACCAAGGAAGAGCTCATCGACTATGCCATTCGTTCCGGCGCTCCTATGGAGGTGATCGAAAATCTCCAGGAGATCGAAGACGAAGGTGAAGCGTATGAGTCCATTGAAGAGATCTGGCCGGACTACCCGACCAAGGAAGATTTCTTTTTCAATGAAGACGAATACTGA
- a CDS encoding cob(I)yrinic acid a,c-diamide adenosyltransferase, which produces MKIYTKTGDKGQTSLIGGTRVPKHHIRIEAYGTVDELNSYLGLLRDMIVEDHTKKLLVDIQDRLFTIGSILASDPEKSKMKIPELKGEDVTRLEKEIDAIDAVVLPMKHFVLPGGHLTVSHCHIARCICRRAERNITHLAEQVDLNELIIQYFNRLSDYLFMLSRKLSHDLGAEEIPWLPKLD; this is translated from the coding sequence ATGAAAATTTACACCAAAACCGGCGACAAAGGTCAAACCTCATTGATCGGCGGAACACGCGTTCCCAAACATCACATTCGAATAGAAGCTTACGGAACGGTGGACGAACTCAATTCCTATTTAGGATTGCTTCGCGATATGATCGTGGAAGATCACACGAAAAAACTGCTCGTAGATATTCAGGATCGTCTTTTTACTATAGGATCCATTCTTGCTTCTGATCCTGAAAAGAGTAAAATGAAAATTCCGGAATTGAAAGGTGAAGATGTGACGCGGCTCGAAAAAGAAATTGATGCAATAGATGCTGTCGTTCTTCCAATGAAACATTTTGTTCTTCCCGGCGGCCATCTCACTGTTTCCCATTGCCACATTGCCCGCTGCATTTGCAGGAGAGCAGAAAGAAACATCACACATCTCGCCGAACAAGTTGATCTGAATGAACTCATCATTCAATATTTCAATCGACTCTCCGATTATCTCTTCATGCTTTCAAGAAAACTTTCTCACGATCTCGGTGCAGAAGAAATTCCGTGGCTTCCTAAATTGGACTAA
- a CDS encoding ABC transporter ATP-binding protein, whose protein sequence is MISLAHISRIYNVGSEVIYALRDISLSIGKNEYVALMGPSGSGKSTLMNMLGCLDTPSGGDYILNGISVAKMSDNELAEVRNKQIGFVFQTFNLLPRQTALENVMLPLVYAGLSKTERQKKAEHALTQVGLHDRMTHKPNELSGGQRQRVAIARALVNDPAIILADEPTGNLDSKTSVEIMGLFEAIHKSGNTIIVVTHEEEIAKYAHRIVRLKDGLVEKDSVNNEIHKVAVPQL, encoded by the coding sequence ATAATTTCCCTCGCGCACATTTCCCGCATTTACAATGTTGGAAGTGAAGTTATTTATGCGCTGCGCGATATTTCTCTCAGCATCGGAAAAAATGAATACGTAGCACTGATGGGTCCTTCCGGTTCGGGAAAATCTACACTGATGAATATGCTCGGTTGTCTCGATACACCGAGTGGCGGCGATTATATTCTCAATGGAATTTCTGTTGCGAAGATGAGTGACAATGAACTCGCCGAAGTGCGCAACAAACAAATAGGTTTTGTTTTTCAGACCTTCAATCTTCTTCCGCGTCAAACGGCATTGGAGAATGTGATGTTGCCACTTGTGTATGCAGGATTATCAAAAACAGAACGACAAAAGAAAGCAGAGCATGCGCTGACGCAGGTGGGACTGCACGATCGCATGACCCACAAGCCGAATGAACTCTCGGGCGGACAACGCCAGCGCGTGGCCATTGCGCGCGCACTTGTGAATGATCCTGCAATAATTCTCGCCGATGAACCCACAGGAAATCTCGATTCGAAAACTTCTGTCGAGATCATGGGATTGTTCGAAGCCATTCACAAAAGCGGGAATACGATCATCGTAGTCACGCACGAAGAAGAAATAGCAAAATATGCGCACCGCATCGTAAGATTGAAAGACGGATTAGTGGAGAAGGATAGTGTGAATAATGAAATTCACAAAGTGGCGGTGCCGCAGTTGTAA
- a CDS encoding class I SAM-dependent methyltransferase, producing MSSIFKIKSYLHHRKNAVSKHGIHSPFVFDLITKVFPARMENEEEHPVENWRTECLLDHSIIHVTDFGTGESGPRKISFIAKHAAKSPNEGQLLHRIVKHFKPENILELGTSLGISTNYLASACAFKKFVTLEGCPETAKIAAKGLRDQKVEIVTGEFDLTLPLAVRDLRQLDFVFFDGNHREKPTLKYFDTCLPYSQNNSVFIFDDIHWSEEMESAWEKIKVHPSVKLTIDTFHFGIVFFRKEQLEKEHFVVRF from the coding sequence ATGTCGTCTATTTTTAAAATAAAATCTTATTTACATCACCGCAAAAATGCAGTGAGCAAACACGGGATTCATTCTCCTTTTGTTTTTGATCTTATTACAAAAGTTTTTCCGGCCCGCATGGAAAATGAAGAAGAACATCCGGTAGAAAACTGGAGAACAGAATGCCTGCTCGATCATTCCATCATTCACGTAACAGATTTCGGAACGGGAGAGTCGGGCCCGAGAAAAATTTCTTTCATCGCGAAGCATGCGGCAAAATCGCCGAACGAAGGACAACTGCTGCATCGGATTGTGAAACATTTTAAACCGGAAAATATTCTTGAACTCGGCACTTCGCTTGGCATCTCCACAAATTATCTTGCTTCCGCTTGTGCATTTAAAAAATTCGTGACGCTCGAAGGATGCCCGGAAACGGCAAAGATTGCAGCGAAAGGACTCCGCGATCAGAAAGTGGAGATCGTTACCGGAGAATTCGATCTTACTTTGCCGCTTGCTGTAAGAGATCTCCGCCAACTCGATTTTGTTTTCTTTGACGGCAATCACCGCGAAAAACCAACATTGAAATATTTCGACACTTGTTTGCCCTATTCGCAAAACAATTCTGTTTTTATTTTCGACGACATTCACTGGTCGGAAGAAATGGAAAGTGCCTGGGAAAAAATAAAAGTACATCCGTCAGTGAAACTTACTATTGATACATTTCATTTCGGAATTGTTTTTTTCAGGAAAGAGCAATTGGAGAAAGAACATTTTGTGGTCAGGTTCTGA
- a CDS encoding PD40 domain-containing protein, which translates to MKNILSVIFLFSAIVSCKAQPPTTLSTKSKKASAAYDQAMACAQNYDYDCAFAKLALAKKEDPNFVEAYFLEANLDMELKYWDKAVDQFHKGFAINTTLYPGSFFDCANSEMNLGKYDDAKKDFQTFLDKGHGSEVLVDLAKQGIANCDFATGAISHPVPFNPINMGDVVNTDGCEYFPNVTADDATFLFTRNEQIKDPSTGVLKMTQEDFYISYKGDDGKWSLAKNMGPPINSDRNEGAPSLSSDGRYLFFAACEEYDGYGNGRIGYGSCDIFYTQKTNSQWSRPVNVGPPVNTQAWESQPSFSSDGKTLYFISNRRGGFGDSDIWMATLGEDGKWSAPVNMGPEINTSGKEEAVFIHPDNQTLYFASDGHTGMGGLDLYICRRDSVTGKWGAPQNLGYPINTYGDESGLIVNGNGQVAYFSSTRDGGKGCDDIYYFSMPKQFQPVPVTYLKGKVYNKKTGKPIGAAFDLLDIANGNTVISSVSDPVTGEFLVCLPVNKNYALNVNSPGYVFYSESFQMKNSGDPNKPYRLDVPLQPIEDSSFVELKNVFFATGKYDLQPTSQAELNKAAKWLKANPNIKVEIAGHTDNVGDKKSNQLLSENRAKAVYNYLVSQGIDASRMTYKGYGDTKPKVKNDSNEHRQMNRRVEMMITGTK; encoded by the coding sequence ATGAAAAATATCCTCTCCGTAATTTTTCTCTTTTCGGCAATAGTAAGTTGCAAAGCTCAACCGCCAACAACGCTTTCCACCAAATCGAAAAAGGCAAGCGCTGCTTACGACCAGGCCATGGCTTGTGCGCAGAATTACGATTATGATTGCGCATTCGCCAAACTTGCACTCGCAAAAAAAGAAGATCCGAATTTTGTTGAAGCCTATTTCCTCGAAGCAAATCTTGATATGGAACTCAAATACTGGGACAAAGCGGTCGATCAGTTTCACAAAGGTTTTGCGATCAATACCACCCTGTATCCCGGAAGTTTTTTCGATTGTGCAAATTCAGAAATGAATCTGGGAAAATACGATGATGCAAAAAAAGATTTTCAAACGTTCCTTGATAAAGGCCACGGATCGGAAGTGCTCGTTGATCTCGCCAAACAGGGAATTGCCAATTGTGATTTTGCAACAGGCGCCATTTCTCACCCGGTTCCGTTCAATCCCATCAACATGGGCGATGTTGTTAATACCGACGGCTGCGAATATTTTCCCAATGTAACTGCCGACGATGCTACTTTTCTTTTCACCCGCAATGAGCAAATAAAAGATCCTTCCACAGGCGTACTGAAAATGACTCAGGAAGATTTTTACATTTCTTATAAAGGCGATGATGGAAAATGGTCGCTTGCAAAAAATATGGGGCCGCCTATCAATTCCGATCGCAATGAAGGAGCGCCGAGTCTTTCTTCCGACGGACGTTATTTGTTTTTCGCCGCGTGTGAAGAATATGATGGCTATGGAAACGGAAGAATCGGATACGGAAGCTGCGACATTTTTTACACGCAGAAAACAAATTCGCAATGGTCGCGTCCTGTGAATGTAGGCCCACCCGTGAACACGCAGGCGTGGGAATCTCAACCTTCTTTTTCTTCCGACGGAAAAACACTTTACTTCATCAGCAATCGCCGCGGAGGTTTTGGCGACAGCGATATCTGGATGGCTACACTTGGTGAAGACGGAAAATGGAGCGCACCGGTGAACATGGGCCCGGAAATAAATACTTCAGGAAAAGAAGAAGCGGTTTTCATTCACCCCGATAATCAAACACTTTATTTTGCGAGTGATGGTCATACGGGAATGGGCGGACTCGATCTCTATATCTGTCGCCGCGATTCTGTAACCGGGAAATGGGGAGCGCCGCAGAATCTCGGTTACCCGATCAATACGTACGGTGATGAAAGCGGATTGATCGTGAATGGAAACGGGCAGGTTGCTTATTTCTCTTCCACGCGCGATGGAGGAAAAGGATGTGATGATATTTATTATTTCTCAATGCCCAAACAATTTCAGCCGGTGCCTGTCACTTACCTGAAAGGAAAAGTGTATAATAAAAAAACAGGAAAACCCATTGGTGCCGCGTTCGATCTGCTCGACATTGCCAATGGAAATACGGTGATCTCTTCTGTTTCCGATCCGGTCACCGGAGAATTCCTGGTTTGTCTTCCGGTGAATAAAAATTATGCGCTCAATGTGAATAGTCCCGGTTATGTTTTTTATTCCGAATCGTTCCAGATGAAAAATTCCGGCGATCCGAATAAACCTTATCGGCTTGATGTTCCGTTGCAACCTATTGAAGACAGTTCATTCGTGGAATTGAAAAATGTTTTTTTTGCCACCGGGAAATACGATCTGCAACCTACGTCGCAGGCGGAGTTGAACAAAGCTGCAAAATGGCTGAAAGCAAATCCGAATATCAAAGTGGAAATTGCCGGGCACACCGATAATGTGGGTGACAAAAAATCAAACCAGCTACTCTCCGAAAATCGCGCTAAGGCCGTTTACAATTATCTCGTTTCGCAGGGAATAGATGCTTCGCGAATGACGTACAAAGGTTATGGAGATACAAAACCAAAAGTGAAAAATGATTCTAATGAACACCGGCAAATGAACCGGCGAGTGGAGATGATGATCACGGGTACGAAATAA
- a CDS encoding 7-carboxy-7-deazaguanine synthase QueE yields the protein MKFAGNVIPSSISPDQQKLLDEGKLLPLMEEFYTIQGEGFHSGKAAYFIRLGGCDVGCHWCDVKESWDADLHPLTETKKIIQHAMQYPAKAVVVTGGEPSAFNLGELTDGMKKNGISTFIETSGAYPLTGMWDWVCLSPKKNSPPDEENYRKAQELKVIIYNNDDLRWAEENAGKVNEKCLLFLQPEWSRAKQMMPIIVDYVMKNPKWSVSLQTHKYMNIP from the coding sequence ATGAAATTCGCCGGCAATGTAATTCCATCTTCCATTTCTCCCGATCAGCAAAAACTGCTTGACGAAGGAAAACTTTTGCCGCTCATGGAAGAATTCTACACGATACAGGGCGAAGGTTTTCATTCGGGAAAAGCGGCGTACTTCATTCGGCTCGGAGGATGTGATGTCGGTTGTCATTGGTGCGACGTGAAAGAAAGCTGGGATGCCGATCTTCATCCATTGACAGAAACAAAAAAAATAATTCAGCATGCCATGCAGTACCCGGCAAAAGCAGTGGTTGTTACCGGTGGAGAACCGTCGGCATTTAATCTCGGCGAACTCACTGATGGAATGAAAAAAAACGGGATCTCCACATTCATTGAAACCTCGGGCGCGTACCCGCTCACAGGCATGTGGGACTGGGTTTGCCTTTCCCCGAAAAAAAATTCACCTCCGGACGAAGAAAACTACAGAAAGGCACAGGAATTGAAAGTAATAATCTACAATAACGACGATCTCCGCTGGGCGGAAGAGAATGCCGGGAAAGTAAATGAAAAATGTTTGCTTTTTCTGCAACCGGAATGGAGCCGTGCAAAACAAATGATGCCGATTATCGTTGATTATGTAATGAAGAATCCGAAATGGAGTGTATCATTGCAAACACATAAATACATGAACATCCCATAG
- a CDS encoding virulence protein RhuM/Fic/DOC family protein codes for MNEIIIYQTKDKKTEIEVKFEDETVWLSQAQMTLLFNRERSVITKHINNVFEEGELSKKGNVQKMHIPKSDKPITLFSLDVIISVGYRVKSRQGTQFRIWATQHLKSYLLKGFAINEKRLAQLQQTIELISKGGKAMDLHLNEAQGLLDIIGNYSNSFVLLNQFDGNKIAKGKLDDRITYEIEYSEAKKAIDELKKQLIRKKEATALFGNEKDGGFKSSLQTIVQTFGEQYLYPSIEEQAANLLYFVIKNHSFSDGNKRIGAFLFIWFLEKNKHRFKRNGEVKINDNGLTALALLVAQSDQKEKDLMIDLIVNLIADHNK; via the coding sequence ATGAATGAGATCATTATTTACCAGACGAAGGACAAAAAAACGGAGATTGAGGTAAAGTTCGAAGACGAAACCGTTTGGCTTTCTCAGGCGCAAATGACTCTTCTATTCAATCGGGAACGAAGTGTTATTACCAAACACATTAATAATGTTTTTGAAGAAGGTGAACTTTCAAAAAAAGGCAATGTGCAAAAAATGCACATTCCAAAATCAGACAAGCCAATTACCCTATTTAGTCTGGATGTTATTATCTCGGTCGGTTACAGGGTGAAATCCAGGCAAGGAACTCAGTTCAGAATCTGGGCCACTCAACACCTCAAAAGTTATCTGCTTAAAGGTTTTGCCATTAATGAAAAACGACTCGCACAACTTCAGCAAACAATTGAATTGATATCAAAAGGCGGAAAAGCGATGGATCTCCATCTGAATGAAGCACAGGGTTTGTTGGATATCATAGGAAATTACTCAAACAGCTTTGTTCTGCTCAATCAATTTGATGGCAATAAGATTGCAAAAGGAAAACTCGATGACCGTATCACGTATGAAATAGAATATAGTGAAGCAAAAAAAGCGATCGACGAATTGAAGAAACAACTGATCAGAAAGAAAGAAGCAACGGCGCTTTTCGGAAATGAAAAGGACGGAGGATTCAAGAGTTCCCTTCAGACGATCGTTCAGACGTTTGGCGAACAATATCTATACCCAAGCATCGAAGAACAAGCTGCAAATCTTTTGTATTTTGTGATCAAGAATCACTCTTTCAGTGACGGAAATAAAAGGATCGGTGCGTTTTTATTCATCTGGTTTCTCGAGAAAAATAAACATCGTTTTAAAAGGAACGGAGAAGTCAAAATAAATGACAATGGATTGACTGCACTTGCACTTCTTGTTGCTCAAAGCGATCAGAAAGAAAAGGATCTTATGATCGACCTCATTGTTAATCTTATCGCTGATCACAATAAATGA